Proteins from one Xenorhabdus griffiniae genomic window:
- the modB gene encoding molybdate ABC transporter permease subunit, whose product MLSEYEWQAILLSLKISAIAVLFSLPLGILMAWMLARCQFIGKSLLDSIIHLPLVLPPVVVGYLLLISMGRHGIIGEFLYDWFGISFAFNWTGAALASAVVAFPLMVRAIRLSLESVDRCLEQAARTLGAGSLKVFFTITLPLSLPGIIVGAVLAFARSLGEFGATITFVSNIPGETRTIPLAMYTLIETPGAETAAARLCVIAIILALVSLMLSEWLTRWGKKRLGAAC is encoded by the coding sequence ATGTTAAGTGAATATGAATGGCAAGCAATTTTACTGAGCTTAAAAATCTCAGCGATTGCTGTGCTATTTAGTTTGCCATTAGGGATCTTAATGGCATGGATGCTGGCTCGCTGCCAGTTTATTGGCAAATCCCTGCTTGACAGCATTATTCATCTGCCACTGGTATTACCGCCAGTCGTGGTGGGATATTTGTTACTTATCAGCATGGGGCGGCACGGAATCATTGGTGAATTCCTTTATGACTGGTTTGGTATCAGCTTTGCGTTTAATTGGACAGGAGCGGCATTAGCTTCGGCTGTGGTGGCTTTTCCACTGATGGTCAGGGCCATTCGGTTATCATTGGAGAGTGTTGATCGGTGCCTGGAACAGGCTGCCCGTACTTTGGGGGCAGGTTCGCTTAAAGTCTTTTTCACCATTACCCTGCCATTGTCATTACCTGGCATCATCGTTGGTGCGGTATTGGCGTTCGCCCGCTCGTTGGGTGAATTTGGTGCCACCATCACCTTTGTTTCCAATATTCCGGGGGAAACCCGAACCATTCCTCTTGCCATGTATACCTTGATAGAAACGCCAGGTGCTGAAACCGCCGCAGCCCGTTTGTGTGTTATTGCCATTATATTGGCTCTGGTGTCATTGATGCTTTCTGAGTGGCTGACACGTTGGGGGAAAAAACGTTTGGGGGCAGCATGTTAG
- the modE gene encoding molybdenum-dependent transcriptional regulator — translation MQAQILLTLKLQQRLFADPRRIALLKQIKITGSISQGAKQAGISYKSAWDAINEMNQLADEILVERATGGKGGGGALLTHYGERLLQLYDLLEKIQQKAFDVLQEDSLPLDSLLAAISRFSLQTSARNQFFGTIIERSHGNIQQHVRILLAEGKTSIYAAVTEQSANRLNLVTGKEVLVLIKAPWITLTKDHLSSASFDNVLSGQVSHIETGTEHSEIILTLDGGESLCVTLSNQEVTRLQLQPCDSVAALFDADKVIIATLC, via the coding sequence ATGCAAGCCCAAATATTGTTAACACTAAAATTGCAACAACGTCTGTTCGCCGATCCCCGACGAATTGCGTTGCTTAAGCAAATTAAAATCACGGGTTCTATCAGCCAAGGCGCAAAACAAGCTGGGATCAGCTATAAAAGTGCCTGGGATGCCATCAATGAAATGAATCAGCTCGCCGATGAGATCCTGGTGGAACGTGCCACAGGCGGAAAAGGTGGCGGCGGTGCGTTACTAACCCATTATGGCGAACGTCTGTTGCAGCTTTATGATTTGCTGGAGAAAATTCAACAAAAAGCGTTTGATGTCTTGCAAGAAGATTCCCTGCCTCTGGACAGCTTGCTTGCGGCTATATCTCGTTTTTCGTTACAAACCAGCGCCCGAAATCAATTTTTTGGTACGATCATTGAACGTAGCCACGGCAATATTCAACAACATGTTCGTATTCTGTTGGCAGAGGGTAAAACATCAATCTATGCGGCTGTAACGGAACAAAGCGCCAATCGACTGAATTTAGTCACCGGAAAAGAAGTGCTGGTGTTGATTAAAGCGCCGTGGATAACCCTAACTAAAGATCATCTTTCTTCTGCTTCATTCGATAATGTCCTATCCGGCCAGGTCAGCCATATTGAAACAGGCACAGAACACAGCGAAATTATTCTGACACTTGATGGCGGTGAATCCCTTTGCGTTACGTTATCTAATCAGGAAGTGACACGTTTGCAACTCCAGCCCTGCGATTCTGTTGCTGCACTTTTCGATGCTGATAAAGTGATTATTGCCACTTTATGCTAA
- a CDS encoding AcrZ family multidrug efflux pump-associated protein translates to MFELLKSMGFALIMVPVVMAAILALIYGLGGLFNLISKTENTSR, encoded by the coding sequence ATGTTTGAATTGCTTAAAAGTATGGGATTTGCACTGATCATGGTCCCCGTGGTGATGGCGGCGATTTTGGCGTTGATTTACGGACTTGGGGGATTATTCAATCTTATCTCCAAAACAGAAAATACCAGTCGTTAA
- the modA gene encoding molybdate ABC transporter substrate-binding protein — protein sequence MKNKVYQLLTGAVVSFALAGNVWAADKVTVFAAASLTNALDEIAAQYKKEKRGDIVASYASSSTLARQIAQGAPADIFISADQQWMNYATDKQLIAENTRHTLLGNQLVLIAPKESHLNQVEINRETKWKSLLAGGRLAVGDPDHVPVGIYAKESLQYLNAWDTVNPLMARTNNVRSGMALVERAEAPLGIVYGSDAVASNKVKVVGVFPLESHKPVEYPMTIVKGHEKQAVRDFYDYLKTPEAAAIFKRYGFSSL from the coding sequence ATGAAAAATAAAGTTTATCAGTTACTGACAGGGGCTGTCGTTTCTTTTGCGCTTGCTGGAAACGTCTGGGCAGCAGATAAGGTGACGGTTTTTGCGGCCGCTTCATTAACCAATGCATTAGATGAGATTGCGGCACAGTATAAAAAAGAGAAACGGGGCGATATTGTTGCCTCTTATGCATCATCATCAACACTGGCTCGCCAGATAGCGCAGGGAGCTCCGGCGGATATTTTTATTTCTGCCGATCAGCAGTGGATGAATTACGCGACTGACAAACAATTAATTGCCGAAAATACTCGTCATACCTTGTTGGGTAACCAGCTTGTCCTGATTGCGCCGAAAGAGAGTCATTTGAATCAAGTTGAGATCAACCGAGAAACAAAATGGAAGTCTTTGCTGGCGGGAGGGCGGTTAGCGGTTGGCGATCCTGATCATGTACCGGTTGGTATTTATGCTAAAGAATCCCTGCAATATTTGAATGCATGGGATACGGTTAATCCATTGATGGCACGCACTAACAATGTGCGTAGTGGTATGGCGTTGGTGGAACGAGCCGAAGCCCCGCTGGGCATTGTTTATGGCTCTGATGCCGTTGCCAGCAATAAGGTCAAAGTTGTGGGAGTTTTCCCACTTGAAAGCCATAAACCGGTGGAATATCCGATGACAATAGTCAAAGGTCATGAAAAACAGGCTGTTCGCGATTTTTATGATTACCTTAAAACCCCTGAAGCCGCTGCTATTTTTAAACGTTACGGCTTTAGTTCACTGTAG
- the modF gene encoding molybdate ABC transporter ATP-binding protein ModF: MSELQIKQGSFRLSDTRTLRLPSLKIISGESWAFVGANGSGKSSLARALSDELIQLAGDRHCSFRTPIRLSFEQLQKLIDEEWQRNNTDLLSEGEEDTGRTAADIIQLHHKDNELCLELSEYFGIKDLLSRRFKYLSTGEVRKVLLCQALMVNPDLLILDEPFDGLDSYARNQLTQLLSSLAAKGITLVLILTRFHEIPDFVEQVGVLADCHLTLAGEKERILAESLVAQLAHSERLKNIHLPEADEYRTDGQLPADQPLVSMRDVIVQYNDKPILHGLSWQVNPNEHWQIIGENGAGKSTLLSLITGDHPQGYSNELILFGRQRGSGETIWDIKRHIGYVSNSIHLEYRVSTGVRNVILSGFFDSIGLYQAVSDRQQQLADEWLGLLGLSGATANSPFHSLSWGQQRLVLIARALVKHPALLILDEPLQGLDPLNRQLVLRFIDIMITHGDTQLLFVSHHQEDAPQCITHRLRFIPDGDIYRYETENISLESL, translated from the coding sequence ATGTCTGAATTGCAAATAAAGCAAGGTAGTTTCCGTTTAAGTGACACCCGTACCCTACGGCTACCGTCACTGAAAATTATTTCTGGTGAAAGCTGGGCTTTTGTTGGCGCAAACGGCAGTGGAAAATCTTCATTGGCGCGTGCACTGTCGGATGAATTAATCCAACTGGCAGGTGACCGTCATTGTTCGTTTCGCACACCAATACGTCTATCTTTCGAACAATTACAAAAACTGATTGATGAAGAGTGGCAACGCAACAATACAGATTTGCTCAGTGAAGGAGAAGAAGATACTGGACGCACTGCCGCAGACATCATCCAGCTTCACCATAAAGACAATGAATTGTGTCTTGAATTAAGCGAATATTTTGGTATCAAGGATCTGCTCTCACGACGATTCAAATACCTTTCAACAGGGGAAGTTCGTAAGGTTTTGCTATGTCAGGCATTAATGGTAAACCCGGACCTGCTTATCCTTGATGAACCTTTTGATGGGCTAGACAGTTATGCCCGCAATCAACTTACCCAATTATTAAGTTCTCTGGCAGCAAAAGGCATTACTTTAGTTTTAATCTTAACCCGATTCCATGAAATTCCTGATTTTGTCGAACAAGTCGGTGTACTGGCGGATTGTCATCTGACGCTAGCCGGAGAGAAAGAACGCATTTTGGCAGAATCTCTCGTGGCACAGTTAGCACACAGTGAAAGACTGAAAAACATCCATCTTCCCGAAGCAGATGAATACCGGACAGATGGACAACTTCCCGCGGATCAACCTTTGGTGTCAATGCGTGATGTTATTGTCCAATACAACGATAAACCCATTTTGCACGGCTTAAGCTGGCAGGTTAACCCTAATGAACACTGGCAAATCATCGGTGAAAATGGCGCGGGTAAATCGACACTTCTTAGCCTAATTACGGGCGATCACCCGCAAGGTTACAGCAATGAATTAATATTATTTGGCCGTCAACGGGGAAGTGGTGAAACGATTTGGGACATCAAACGTCACATTGGTTATGTCAGTAACAGTATTCATCTGGAATATCGTGTCAGTACCGGCGTTCGGAATGTTATCCTGTCTGGTTTTTTCGATTCAATAGGACTCTATCAGGCCGTTTCAGATCGACAGCAACAGTTAGCAGATGAATGGCTGGGTTTATTGGGATTATCTGGAGCAACAGCAAATAGCCCGTTTCATAGTTTGTCATGGGGGCAACAGCGACTGGTTTTGATTGCCCGCGCTCTGGTGAAGCATCCCGCTTTATTGATCCTGGATGAACCCTTGCAAGGGCTTGATCCTCTAAACCGCCAGTTAGTTCTGCGCTTCATTGACATCATGATTACTCATGGTGATACACAGCTTCTGTTTGTTTCCCATCATCAAGAAGATGCGCCACAGTGCATTACCCATCGTCTGCGATTTATTCCTGACGGTGATATTTATCGGTATGAAACTGAAAATATTTCCTTAGAATCACTGTAG